A single window of Candidatus Binatia bacterium DNA harbors:
- a CDS encoding citrate/2-methylcitrate synthase, whose protein sequence is MQGHLTAAQAAEELGVSLPTLYAYVSRGLVRSRPEPGTRRRWYAAEDVWLLKQRKEQRRDPARAAEEALHQGLPAIESRLSVIRDGRLYYRGRDVCTLAVGCTLEQVAALLWMGDVDASLPGDTIEVPAQEWKSWCKLVAGLPSLEAFEVLLPLLAARDPAAYDTRPASVQRTGAKIVRALAAAAVGARPSRDEIALVLQRGWSAPSADDRFLLRAALVLYADNGINPSSFTARCVASAGSTPYALVLAGLAALQGTKHGGACERAEALLEEAGDPSGARRAVEARLRRGEAVPGFGHPLYPLGDPRGALLMQLLIERRGRSREVALATALADAVRDLTGQAPNVDFGVVTLCRALKLPPGSALALLGIGRTVGWIAHGLEQYQEGRLIRPRARYAGEPPQG, encoded by the coding sequence GTGCAGGGCCATCTGACGGCGGCGCAGGCGGCCGAGGAGCTCGGCGTCAGCCTGCCGACGCTCTATGCCTACGTGAGCCGCGGCCTCGTGCGCTCGCGTCCCGAGCCCGGTACGCGACGCCGCTGGTACGCCGCCGAGGACGTGTGGCTGCTCAAGCAGCGCAAGGAGCAGCGGCGCGATCCGGCGCGCGCCGCGGAGGAGGCGCTGCACCAGGGGCTGCCCGCGATCGAGTCGCGTCTCTCCGTGATCCGCGACGGGCGGCTCTACTACCGCGGTCGCGACGTCTGCACGCTCGCGGTCGGCTGCACGCTCGAGCAGGTGGCGGCGCTGCTGTGGATGGGCGACGTCGACGCGTCGCTACCGGGAGACACGATCGAGGTGCCCGCGCAGGAGTGGAAGTCCTGGTGCAAGCTCGTCGCGGGGCTGCCGTCGCTCGAGGCGTTCGAGGTGCTGCTGCCGCTGCTCGCCGCACGCGATCCCGCCGCGTACGACACGCGCCCCGCCTCGGTGCAGCGCACCGGCGCGAAGATCGTGCGCGCGCTCGCCGCGGCCGCGGTCGGCGCGCGTCCTTCGCGCGACGAGATCGCGCTCGTGCTGCAGCGTGGCTGGTCGGCGCCGAGCGCCGACGACCGCTTCCTGCTGCGCGCGGCGCTCGTTCTGTACGCGGACAACGGCATCAACCCGTCCAGCTTCACCGCTCGCTGCGTCGCGTCCGCGGGCTCGACGCCGTACGCGCTGGTGCTCGCCGGCCTCGCCGCCCTGCAGGGGACCAAGCACGGCGGCGCCTGCGAGCGCGCAGAGGCGCTGCTCGAGGAAGCGGGCGATCCCTCGGGCGCGCGCCGCGCGGTCGAGGCGCGGCTACGACGCGGCGAGGCGGTGCCGGGCTTCGGCCACCCGCTCTACCCGCTGGGCGATCCGCGCGGTGCGCTGCTGATGCAGCTTCTGATCGAGCGTCGCGGACGGTCGCGCGAGGTCGCGCTCGCGACCGCGCTCGCCGACGCGGTCCGCGACCTCACGGGCCAAGCGCCGAACGTCGACTTCGGGGTGGTGACGCTCTGCCGCGCGCTCAAGCTGCCGCCGGGCAGCGCGCTCGCGCTCCTCGGCATCGGCCGCACCGTCGGCTGGATCGCGCACGGCCTCGAGCAGTACCAGGAGGGACGGCTGATCCGGCCGCGCGCCCGCTACGCCGGCGAGCCGCCGCAGGGCTAG
- a CDS encoding citrate/2-methylcitrate synthase has product METIARGLAGVVALATGISRVDGERGELTIGGYPVEELAPHATYEEALFLLWHGRLPTAAETEEMHHELASRRWLPAATVSLLAAAASRGVPTMDALRLGVDTLQLEGTPGPGDREGNLRHALGVVARVPTIVAAYTRLRAGLAPITPDPHLRHAASYLHMLRGEIPHPEVVRALETYLVTVIDHGLSASTFAARVVVSTRSDVISAVVGALGAFKGPLHGGAPGPALDMLFRIRERAANSGRSLAEEARAWAREAVAAGERLMGFGHRVYAVRDPRAVVLADAARRLFARGGDARLYEDARVVEEAILEVLRELKPGRRIETNVEFYTALLLHGVGLDAELFTPTFAVSRVGGWAAHVLEQIADDTLIRPSAAYVGREQARWLPVSERAV; this is encoded by the coding sequence ATGGAGACGATCGCACGAGGCCTCGCGGGGGTGGTCGCGCTCGCGACCGGCATCAGCCGCGTCGACGGGGAGCGCGGCGAGCTGACGATCGGGGGCTACCCGGTCGAGGAGCTCGCGCCGCACGCGACCTACGAGGAGGCGCTGTTCCTCCTCTGGCACGGACGTCTGCCGACCGCGGCGGAGACCGAGGAGATGCACCACGAGCTGGCGTCGCGCCGCTGGCTGCCGGCGGCCACGGTCTCGCTGCTGGCGGCGGCGGCGAGCCGCGGCGTGCCGACGATGGACGCGCTGCGGCTCGGCGTCGACACGCTGCAGCTCGAGGGGACGCCGGGACCCGGAGATCGCGAGGGCAACCTGCGGCACGCGCTCGGCGTGGTGGCGCGCGTGCCGACGATCGTCGCCGCGTACACGCGGCTGCGCGCCGGCCTCGCGCCGATCACGCCGGATCCGCACCTGCGGCACGCGGCGTCCTACCTGCACATGCTGCGTGGCGAAATTCCGCACCCCGAGGTCGTGCGCGCGCTCGAGACCTACCTCGTCACCGTGATCGACCACGGCCTCAGCGCGTCGACCTTCGCCGCGCGCGTCGTGGTGAGCACGCGCTCGGACGTGATCTCCGCGGTCGTCGGTGCGCTCGGCGCCTTCAAGGGGCCGCTGCATGGCGGCGCACCTGGGCCTGCACTCGACATGCTGTTCCGCATCCGCGAGCGCGCCGCGAATTCTGGACGCTCGCTCGCCGAGGAAGCGCGCGCGTGGGCGCGCGAGGCGGTCGCGGCCGGCGAGCGCCTGATGGGCTTCGGACACCGCGTGTACGCGGTGCGCGACCCGCGTGCGGTCGTGCTCGCCGATGCCGCGCGCAGGCTCTTCGCGCGCGGCGGCGACGCCAGGCTCTACGAGGACGCTCGCGTCGTCGAGGAAGCGATCCTCGAGGTCCTGCGCGAGCTCAAGCCGGGGCGCCGCATCGAGACCAACGTCGAGTTCTACACCGCGCTGCTGCTACACGGCGTCGGGCTCGACGCGGAGCTGTTCACGCCGACTTTCGCCGTGTCGCGCGTCGGCGGCTGGGCGGCGCACGTCCTCGAGCAGATCGCCGACGACACGCTGATCCGGCCGAGCGCCGCCTACGTCGGACGCGAGCAAGCCCGCTGGCTGCCGGTCTCGGAGCGCGCCGTGTAG
- a CDS encoding D-alanyl-D-alanine carboxypeptidase family protein has protein sequence MRVWGRTVDFGLALAAALLLLLVRPASAEPEPPRITARAAVVIDANTGRILWERDASRPLPPASTTKIMTTVLALESGRLDRSFVVSPLAAAQVPTKLGLRPGQRVQLEDLVYALMLKSANDASVVVAEGLAGSVEEFAALMNERAREIGALNTTFRNPHGLPDDQHLTSAYDMALILRHALTVPGFREIAGTRTKVIQVTDTKVRPISLYSKNRLLSGYFVPVLGKTGYTRAAGRCFAGAAELNGRRIITVVFGASDMWGDTRRLMEYGFSSFEDTAPTVQAALEQQRRAQATAVARKSSKPTKSNTKSRTTTVASKSKKRPPVKQAVARKSSPSSSKKASVQTPRKQTTKSATASASRPSSVKPATASSSKPRSTKPASVSSARTGSSKSATASSKRASSTKVVKASSSRSSSTKAVKASSSRSSSSSRSIQQAKLDAARARR, from the coding sequence ATGAGGGTATGGGGGCGCACCGTTGACTTCGGCTTAGCGCTGGCCGCGGCGCTCCTTCTCCTCCTCGTGCGTCCTGCGAGCGCGGAGCCGGAACCTCCGCGCATCACCGCGCGGGCGGCCGTCGTGATCGACGCGAACACCGGCCGGATCCTCTGGGAGCGGGACGCGAGTCGTCCGCTGCCGCCCGCCAGCACGACCAAGATCATGACCACGGTGCTCGCGCTCGAGTCGGGCCGGCTCGACCGCAGCTTCGTGGTGAGCCCGCTCGCCGCGGCGCAGGTGCCGACCAAGCTCGGCCTGCGACCCGGCCAGCGCGTGCAGCTCGAGGACCTGGTCTACGCGCTCATGCTGAAGTCGGCGAACGACGCGTCCGTGGTCGTCGCCGAAGGGCTCGCGGGCAGCGTCGAGGAGTTCGCGGCGCTGATGAACGAGCGCGCACGCGAGATCGGCGCCCTCAATACAACATTTCGCAATCCGCACGGTCTGCCGGACGACCAGCACCTGACGAGCGCCTACGACATGGCGCTCATCCTGCGGCACGCGCTCACCGTGCCCGGGTTCCGCGAGATCGCTGGCACGCGTACGAAGGTCATCCAGGTGACCGACACCAAGGTCCGGCCGATCTCGCTGTACAGCAAGAACCGTCTGCTGTCGGGCTACTTCGTGCCGGTGCTCGGCAAGACCGGCTACACGCGCGCCGCGGGCCGCTGCTTCGCCGGCGCCGCGGAGCTGAACGGCCGCAGGATCATCACCGTCGTGTTCGGCGCGAGCGACATGTGGGGCGACACGCGTCGCCTGATGGAGTACGGCTTCTCCTCGTTCGAGGACACCGCGCCGACCGTGCAGGCCGCGCTCGAGCAGCAGCGGCGTGCGCAGGCGACGGCCGTCGCGCGCAAGTCGAGCAAGCCGACCAAGAGCAACACCAAGAGCCGCACGACGACGGTCGCGAGCAAGAGCAAGAAGCGTCCACCCGTGAAGCAGGCGGTGGCGCGCAAGAGCTCGCCCTCGAGCAGCAAGAAGGCGAGCGTCCAGACGCCGCGCAAGCAGACGACCAAGTCCGCGACGGCGTCCGCCTCGCGACCGAGCTCGGTGAAGCCCGCCACGGCGTCGTCCTCGAAGCCGCGCTCGACCAAGCCGGCGTCGGTGTCGTCGGCGCGCACCGGCTCGAGCAAGTCCGCGACGGCGTCGTCGAAGCGCGCGAGCTCGACCAAGGTCGTCAAGGCGTCGTCGTCGCGCTCGAGCTCGACCAAGGCCGTCAAGGCGTCCTCGTCGCGCTCGAGCTCGAGCAGCCGAAGCATCCAGCAGGCGAAGCTCGACGCCGCGCGCGCCCGTCGCTGA
- a CDS encoding TonB-dependent receptor yields the protein MGRWSTSTPKPSLLAPLLFALASVLTVAVAAHGQEVALDEDASPTDLTELTLEELMDIEVTSVSRKAEKRSEAAAAVYVLTAEDIRRAGVTNIPDALRLVPGVQVAQITSNQWAVGIRGFASRLARSVLVLIDGRSVYDPLFAGTYWEVQDTLLDDVERIEVIRGPGGAVWGANAVNGVINIITKNARDTQGAFVTAGGGNYERGFAGVRYGDRLGENFYYRGYAEFLDRAPGFNPTGNDFDGWWFAQQGFRIDWLVSPSDTLQIQGDAYLGELGQRIGIFEREPPFARIAEEDAKVSGANLLARWGRTLSATSELALQVYYDNTYRREPNFAETRNTFDVDFQHRLALPWRQDLQWGVEYRLTVDDTGAVPGVEFVPRSRSDNLFSAFLQDEIELFEGLRLTVGSKFEHNDYSGFEVQPNVRLLWIPDARQNIWAAISRAVRTPSRVEHDLVLLSPSGDVIGALVGDRSFDSEKVIAYEVGYRVQAAPSVFVGVSAFINDYDDLLTFDLAAPYVIDDMPLIVPLIFRNGLHGEAYGVEVTADAEPIERLRISAAYSYLILDLHGDPDRLADQFLVVFTDGSSPEHQFNVRSTWIVPEIGEFDGVLRYVDRLPAQNVDSYVGLDLRFSRRVADGLELSLVGRNLVDAHHREFAGGTEVERSGYLQVRAWW from the coding sequence GTGGGTCGCTGGTCCACGTCGACGCCGAAGCCGTCGCTGCTCGCGCCGTTGCTCTTCGCCCTGGCGAGCGTTCTCACGGTCGCCGTCGCGGCGCACGGCCAGGAGGTCGCCCTCGACGAGGACGCGAGCCCGACCGACCTGACGGAGCTCACGCTCGAGGAGCTCATGGACATCGAGGTGACCTCGGTGTCCCGCAAGGCGGAGAAGCGCAGCGAGGCGGCTGCGGCCGTCTACGTCCTGACCGCCGAGGACATCCGCCGCGCCGGCGTGACCAACATCCCGGACGCGCTGCGGCTCGTGCCGGGCGTCCAGGTCGCGCAGATCACCTCGAACCAGTGGGCCGTCGGGATCCGCGGATTCGCGAGCCGGCTCGCACGCTCGGTGCTGGTGCTGATCGACGGGCGGAGCGTCTACGACCCGCTGTTCGCTGGCACGTACTGGGAGGTGCAGGACACGCTGCTCGACGACGTCGAGCGCATCGAGGTGATCCGCGGTCCGGGCGGCGCCGTGTGGGGCGCGAACGCGGTCAACGGCGTGATCAACATCATCACCAAGAACGCGCGCGACACGCAGGGCGCCTTCGTCACGGCGGGCGGCGGCAACTACGAGCGCGGCTTCGCCGGCGTCCGCTACGGCGACCGCCTGGGCGAGAATTTCTACTACCGCGGCTATGCGGAGTTTCTCGACCGCGCGCCCGGCTTCAATCCGACCGGCAACGACTTCGACGGCTGGTGGTTCGCGCAGCAGGGGTTCCGCATCGACTGGCTCGTGTCGCCGAGCGACACGCTGCAGATCCAGGGCGACGCCTACCTCGGCGAGCTCGGCCAGCGCATCGGCATCTTCGAGCGCGAGCCGCCGTTCGCGCGCATCGCGGAGGAGGACGCCAAGGTCTCGGGCGCCAACCTGCTCGCGCGCTGGGGGCGGACGCTGAGCGCGACCTCCGAGCTCGCGCTGCAGGTGTACTACGACAACACGTACCGCCGAGAGCCGAACTTCGCCGAGACCCGCAACACCTTCGACGTCGACTTCCAGCACCGTCTCGCGCTGCCGTGGCGCCAGGATCTGCAGTGGGGAGTCGAGTACCGCTTGACGGTGGACGACACCGGCGCGGTGCCCGGCGTCGAGTTCGTCCCGAGGTCGCGCAGCGACAACCTGTTCAGCGCGTTCCTGCAGGACGAGATCGAGCTGTTCGAGGGTTTGCGCTTGACGGTGGGCTCGAAGTTCGAGCACAACGACTACAGCGGCTTCGAGGTCCAGCCCAACGTCCGGCTGCTGTGGATTCCCGACGCTCGACAGAACATCTGGGCAGCGATCTCGCGCGCGGTTCGCACGCCGTCGCGCGTCGAGCACGACCTCGTCCTTCTCTCCCCGAGCGGTGACGTGATCGGCGCGCTCGTCGGCGACCGCAGCTTCGATTCGGAGAAGGTGATCGCCTACGAGGTCGGCTACCGGGTGCAGGCGGCGCCGTCGGTGTTCGTCGGCGTTTCCGCCTTCATCAACGACTACGACGACCTGCTCACCTTCGACCTCGCGGCACCTTACGTCATCGACGACATGCCGCTGATCGTGCCGTTGATCTTCCGCAACGGCCTGCACGGCGAGGCCTACGGCGTCGAGGTGACCGCGGACGCCGAGCCGATCGAGCGCCTGCGCATCAGCGCCGCGTACTCCTACTTGATCCTCGACCTGCACGGCGATCCCGACCGCCTCGCCGACCAATTCCTCGTCGTGTTCACCGACGGCTCGAGCCCGGAGCACCAGTTCAACGTCCGCTCGACCTGGATCGTGCCGGAGATCGGCGAGTTCGACGGCGTGCTGCGCTACGTCGACCGCCTTCCGGCGCAGAACGTCGACAGCTACGTCGGGCTCGACCTGCGCTTCTCGCGTCGGGTCGCGGACGGCCTCGAGCTGTCGCTCGTCGGACGCAACCTGGTCGACGCGCACCACCGAGAGTTCGCCGGCGGCACCGAGGTGGAGCGCAGCGGCTACCTGCAGGTGCGCGCGTGGTGGTGA
- a CDS encoding YfiR family protein, with protein MVTRSDGSRVSRCARSLAALLLLCAMLFPGLGQSAQPAREEDVKAAFLYNFAKFVEWPHDMVAQRGSIDVCVLGDDRLHEALERTLRGKVVREKPIGPRRLDSAEQSGNCHLLFVSSDHLHDMPVIVDLVERHHVLLVGEGEHFLDYGGAIAFRVENNRLRFDVDDDAAARAGLKLSSQLLKVARHVTRKDGGR; from the coding sequence GTGGTGACGCGGTCCGACGGCAGTCGCGTCTCGCGCTGCGCGCGCTCGCTCGCGGCGCTGCTGCTGCTCTGCGCCATGCTCTTCCCCGGGCTCGGGCAGAGTGCGCAGCCGGCGCGCGAAGAGGACGTCAAGGCGGCGTTCCTCTACAACTTCGCGAAGTTCGTCGAGTGGCCGCACGACATGGTCGCGCAGCGCGGCTCGATCGACGTCTGCGTGCTCGGCGACGACCGGCTGCACGAGGCGCTCGAGCGCACCCTGCGCGGCAAGGTCGTGCGCGAGAAGCCGATCGGTCCAAGGCGTCTCGACTCCGCGGAGCAAAGTGGGAACTGCCACCTGCTCTTCGTCTCGAGCGACCACCTCCACGACATGCCGGTGATCGTCGACCTCGTCGAGCGCCACCACGTGCTGCTGGTCGGCGAGGGCGAGCACTTCCTCGACTACGGCGGCGCGATCGCGTTTCGCGTCGAAAACAACCGCCTGCGCTTCGACGTCGACGACGACGCGGCCGCGCGCGCCGGGCTCAAGCTCAGCTCGCAGCTTCTCAAGGTCGCCCGTCACGTGACGCGCAAGGACGGAGGTCGCTGA
- a CDS encoding ATP-binding protein — MRFRDLPIRRKLLLFNLATSAVALALVCTAFVVYEVDGYRREVLQRLGTEADLVSYNIASAVLFDDEEAASATLGAFRADPLVLGAAVYDESGASIVRFSVPGVAPPALEEKMRLKTAGHAFTDGRLVVYRAIQDEGHRIGTLVVLGDLSEINQRLLYFVAIAAAVFVGAILAALAISWRAQRAISQPILHLVQTARVVSAQRDYSVRARAESEDEIGLLIRTFNDMLAQIQQRDDELAAARDQAESANRAKDEFLAVLSHELRTPLTPILAWSSLLRQGRLDPAAVRRAVDIIDRNARVQAQLINDLLDVSRIVSGKMKLDVRPVDLGAVAEAAVEAIRPTAAAKSVEVVTSLDPTAAPVAGDAARLQQILSNLLSNAVKFTPEGGVVSIALEQVGDRVEVAVTDTGEGIDRAFLPHVFERFRQQDATSTRAHGGLGLGLSIVRHLTELHGGSVAVESEGPGRGSTFRVSFPVAQPRPTRALRAEGPVRRERTPIVSPGLRVLLVDDDPDTLETVGTVLSTAGAEVRTAASAEEATSVFERWIPDVLVSDIGMPGEDGYSLIRRLRSLPHERGGGVPAVALTAYARSEDRAKLLAAGFQTHLAKPVEQDELVAVINRLAGAAAERSRQA, encoded by the coding sequence GTGCGCTTCCGCGACCTGCCGATCCGCCGCAAGCTGCTGCTCTTCAACCTCGCGACCAGCGCCGTCGCACTCGCCCTCGTCTGCACGGCCTTCGTGGTCTACGAGGTCGACGGCTACCGCCGCGAGGTCCTGCAGCGGCTCGGAACCGAAGCGGATCTCGTCAGCTACAACATTGCGTCCGCGGTGCTGTTCGACGACGAGGAGGCGGCGAGCGCCACGCTCGGCGCCTTCCGTGCCGACCCGCTCGTGCTCGGCGCCGCGGTCTACGACGAGAGCGGCGCGTCGATCGTGCGCTTCTCGGTGCCTGGCGTCGCGCCACCGGCGCTGGAAGAAAAGATGCGTCTCAAGACGGCCGGCCACGCGTTCACGGACGGGCGGCTCGTCGTCTACCGAGCGATCCAGGACGAGGGCCACCGGATCGGGACGCTGGTCGTGCTCGGCGACCTCAGCGAGATCAACCAGCGCCTGCTGTACTTCGTCGCGATCGCGGCCGCGGTGTTCGTCGGCGCGATCCTCGCGGCGCTCGCGATCTCGTGGCGCGCGCAGCGCGCGATCTCGCAGCCGATCCTGCACCTCGTGCAGACGGCGCGCGTCGTCTCGGCGCAGCGCGACTACTCGGTGCGCGCGCGCGCCGAGAGCGAGGACGAGATCGGGCTCCTTATCCGCACGTTCAACGACATGCTCGCGCAGATCCAGCAGCGCGACGACGAGCTCGCCGCAGCGCGCGACCAGGCGGAGAGCGCCAACCGCGCGAAGGACGAGTTCCTCGCCGTGCTGTCGCACGAGCTGCGGACGCCGCTCACCCCGATCCTCGCCTGGAGCAGCCTGCTGCGTCAGGGACGGCTCGATCCGGCCGCGGTGCGGCGTGCGGTCGACATCATCGATCGCAACGCGCGCGTGCAGGCGCAGCTCATCAACGACCTGCTCGACGTGTCGCGGATCGTGTCGGGCAAGATGAAGCTCGACGTGCGCCCGGTCGACCTCGGCGCCGTGGCGGAGGCGGCGGTCGAGGCGATCCGTCCGACGGCGGCGGCGAAGAGCGTCGAGGTCGTGACGTCGCTCGATCCGACGGCGGCTCCGGTCGCCGGCGACGCCGCGCGCCTGCAGCAGATCCTCTCGAACCTGCTGTCGAACGCCGTCAAGTTCACGCCCGAGGGCGGCGTGGTGTCGATCGCGCTCGAGCAGGTCGGCGACCGGGTCGAGGTGGCCGTCACCGACACCGGCGAGGGGATCGATCGCGCCTTCCTGCCGCACGTCTTCGAGCGCTTCCGTCAGCAGGACGCGACCTCGACGCGCGCGCACGGTGGCCTCGGTCTGGGCCTGTCGATCGTGCGACACTTGACGGAGCTGCACGGCGGCAGCGTCGCGGTCGAGAGCGAGGGGCCGGGGCGCGGCTCGACCTTCCGCGTCTCCTTCCCGGTCGCGCAGCCGCGGCCGACGCGCGCGCTGCGCGCGGAAGGACCGGTGCGACGCGAGCGCACGCCGATCGTGTCGCCGGGGCTGCGCGTCCTGCTGGTCGACGACGACCCCGACACGCTCGAGACCGTCGGCACCGTGCTCTCGACCGCGGGCGCCGAGGTGCGCACCGCGGCCTCGGCGGAGGAGGCGACGAGCGTGTTCGAGCGCTGGATCCCCGACGTGCTGGTCTCCGACATCGGCATGCCGGGCGAGGACGGCTACAGCCTGATCCGGCGCTTGCGCTCGCTGCCGCACGAGCGCGGCGGCGGCGTGCCGGCGGTCGCGCTCACCGCGTACGCGCGCAGCGAGGACCGCGCCAAGCTGCTCGCCGCGGGCTTCCAGACGCACCTCGCGAAGCCGGTCGAGCAGGACGAGCTGGTGGCGGTGATCAACCGTCTCGCGGGCGCGGCGGCCGAGCGCTCGCGCCAGGCCTGA
- a CDS encoding HAD family hydrolase, giving the protein MSRPRSPSVVILDCDGVLFDSSASNIAFYNAILERMGMPPLDEEGERLAHWMGSPMLIARLFAHDPERHAQAREIARQLDYTPFLHLMRPVDGLYETLAWLRERARTAMATNRGSTIPHLLEHFALTPHFDLVVGMHDVPRPKPAPDMLLRCLEHFGVERDEALYVGDSPSDRQAADAAGIDFVAVGDVAEGRRKIARLVELRELLS; this is encoded by the coding sequence ATGAGCAGACCGCGCTCGCCGTCGGTCGTCATCCTCGACTGCGACGGCGTCCTGTTCGACTCGTCGGCGTCGAACATCGCCTTCTACAACGCGATCCTCGAGCGCATGGGGATGCCGCCGCTCGACGAGGAGGGCGAGCGTCTCGCGCACTGGATGGGCAGCCCGATGCTCATCGCGCGGCTGTTCGCGCACGACCCGGAGCGCCACGCGCAGGCGCGCGAGATCGCGCGTCAGCTCGACTACACGCCCTTCCTGCACCTGATGCGTCCGGTCGACGGGCTCTACGAGACCCTCGCCTGGCTGCGCGAGCGCGCGCGCACTGCGATGGCGACCAACCGCGGCAGCACGATCCCGCACCTGCTCGAGCACTTCGCGCTCACGCCGCACTTCGATCTCGTGGTCGGCATGCACGACGTGCCGCGACCCAAGCCCGCACCCGACATGCTGCTGCGCTGCCTCGAGCACTTCGGCGTCGAGCGCGACGAGGCGCTCTACGTCGGCGACTCGCCGAGCGACCGTCAAGCAGCGGACGCGGCGGGCATCGACTTCGTCGCGGTGGGCGACGTCGCCGAGGGCCGGCGCAAGATCGCGCGTCTGGTGGAGCTGCGCGAGCTGCTGAGCTGA
- a CDS encoding FGGY family carbohydrate kinase: MSSAGHFTLGIDEGTTGVRAAVVDPGGRIAGLAYREIRQRYPQPGWVEQDPREIQASTREVVARALGEAGIQPSDVAAVGITNQRGSAVLFEPGGEPLGPVVAWQDQRTSERCDQLMRQGVFASPYTAASKYEWLVQNHAAGRKAGSYLLGTIDCWLAHWLTGSAHVSDHSNQSVSGLYEFLEGRYDDNAIAAFGLERDALPKFCDTSAVVGETRRDVFGAVVPVAALAGDQQAAMYGLACQTPGSVKLSLGTSGMMDLNAGTSLAAPGPGAYPLVLWSLDGVRSFCFEGNTITAGAAAQWLRDGLGLVSSLDELEPLARSVASSEGVWAIPALQGLGTPHLDANARGMIGGLSRASTRAHLARAILEGVAWRCGETFAALTESTPEPPKSLRVDGGAAANGLLLELIADATGVPVERPAVLESAVLGAALLAGRAVGLWRDEDVAARFAVARVYEPRLSADERATRLERWRKLVNLAREAGAG, translated from the coding sequence ATGTCCTCCGCTGGTCACTTCACGCTCGGCATCGACGAGGGAACGACCGGGGTGCGGGCCGCGGTCGTCGATCCCGGCGGTCGCATCGCCGGGCTCGCCTACCGCGAGATCCGACAGCGCTACCCGCAGCCGGGCTGGGTCGAGCAGGACCCGCGCGAGATCCAGGCGTCGACGCGCGAGGTCGTCGCGCGCGCGCTCGGCGAGGCCGGCATCCAGCCGAGCGACGTCGCGGCGGTCGGCATCACCAACCAGCGCGGCTCGGCGGTGCTGTTCGAGCCCGGCGGCGAGCCGCTGGGTCCGGTCGTCGCCTGGCAGGACCAGCGGACGAGCGAGCGCTGCGACCAGCTGATGCGCCAGGGCGTCTTCGCCTCGCCCTACACCGCCGCGAGCAAGTACGAGTGGCTCGTCCAGAACCACGCCGCGGGGCGCAAGGCGGGCAGCTATCTGCTCGGCACCATCGACTGCTGGCTCGCGCACTGGCTCACCGGCAGCGCGCACGTCAGCGACCACTCGAACCAGTCGGTGAGCGGGCTCTACGAGTTCCTCGAAGGACGCTACGACGACAACGCGATCGCCGCGTTCGGGCTCGAGCGCGACGCGCTGCCGAAGTTCTGCGACACGAGCGCCGTCGTCGGCGAGACCCGGCGCGACGTGTTCGGCGCCGTCGTGCCGGTCGCGGCGCTGGCGGGCGATCAGCAAGCCGCGATGTACGGCCTCGCCTGCCAGACCCCGGGTAGCGTCAAGCTCAGTCTCGGCACCTCCGGCATGATGGATCTGAACGCCGGGACGTCGCTCGCCGCGCCCGGACCGGGGGCGTATCCGCTCGTGCTGTGGTCGCTCGACGGCGTGCGCAGCTTCTGCTTCGAGGGCAACACGATCACCGCCGGCGCGGCGGCGCAGTGGCTGCGCGACGGCCTCGGGCTGGTGAGCTCGCTCGACGAGCTCGAGCCGCTCGCGCGCTCGGTCGCGTCGAGCGAGGGCGTGTGGGCGATCCCGGCGCTGCAGGGACTCGGCACGCCGCACCTCGACGCCAACGCGCGCGGCATGATCGGCGGCCTGTCGCGGGCGTCGACGCGCGCGCACCTCGCGCGCGCCATCCTCGAAGGCGTCGCCTGGCGCTGCGGCGAGACATTCGCCGCGCTGACCGAGAGCACGCCCGAGCCGCCGAAGTCGCTGCGGGTCGACGGCGGTGCTGCGGCGAACGGGCTGCTGCTCGAGCTGATCGCCGACGCGACCGGCGTGCCGGTCGAGCGTCCGGCCGTGCTCGAGTCGGCGGTGCTCGGCGCGGCGCTGCTCGCGGGTCGCGCCGTCGGTCTGTGGCGCGACGAGGACGTCGCGGCACGGTTCGCGGTGGCGCGCGTCTACGAGCCGCGGCTCTCGGCGGACGAGCGCGCGACGCGCCTCGAGCGCTGGCGCAAGCTCGTCAACCTCGCGCGGGAGGCGGGAGCCGGATGA
- the bcp gene encoding thioredoxin-dependent thiol peroxidase, with the protein MPIEEGKAAPAFTLKDQDGNSVSLAQFKGKQNVVLYFYPKDDTPGCTKEACGFRDFNKELTKLGTAVLGVSADSPESHKKFIAKYKLNFPLLSDPERKVMTQYGAYGEKMMYGKKTVGVIRSTVLIGKDGKVKKHWAKVANAEKHPEQVLAAVKALED; encoded by the coding sequence ATGCCGATCGAGGAAGGGAAGGCCGCACCCGCGTTCACGCTCAAGGACCAGGACGGGAACTCGGTTTCGCTCGCCCAGTTCAAGGGCAAGCAGAACGTGGTGCTCTACTTCTATCCGAAGGACGACACGCCCGGCTGCACCAAGGAGGCCTGCGGCTTCCGCGACTTCAACAAGGAGCTGACCAAGCTCGGCACGGCGGTGCTCGGCGTCAGCGCGGACAGCCCGGAGTCGCACAAGAAGTTCATCGCCAAGTACAAGCTCAACTTCCCCTTGCTGTCCGACCCGGAGCGCAAGGTGATGACGCAGTACGGCGCCTACGGCGAGAAGATGATGTACGGCAAGAAGACCGTCGGCGTCATTCGCTCGACGGTCCTGATCGGCAAGGACGGCAAGGTGAAGAAGCACTGGGCGAAGGTCGCGAACGCGGAGAAGCACCCGGAGCAGGTCCTCGCCGCGGTCAAGGCGCTGGAGGACTGA